One genomic segment of Streptomyces sp. TLI_146 includes these proteins:
- the ppdK gene encoding pyruvate, phosphate dikinase, translating to MSEDKDLQHSQKFVYDFTEGNRDLKDLLGGKGANLAEMTNLGLPVPPGFTITTEACKVYLDSGEEPAALRDEVSAHLDALEQKMGKKLGQADDPLLVSVRSGAKFSMPGMMDTVLNIGLSDASVTGLAKQSGDERFAWDSYRRLIQMFGKTVLGVDGELFEDALDEAKAAKKVTVDTDLDAADLKKLVKHFKKVVKAEAGRDFPQDPREQMDLAVKAVFDSWNGDRAKLYRRQERIPGDLGTAVNICSMVFGNLGPDSGTGVAFTRDPASGHQGVYGDYLQNAQGEDVVAGIRNTVPLAELEGIDKKSYDQLMQIMETLETHYKDLCDIEFTIERGQLWMLQTRVGKRTAGAAFRIATQLVDQGLIDEAEALQRVNGAQLAQLMFPRFDESAKTELIGRGIAASPGAAVGKAVFDSYTAVKWSRSGEKVILIRRETNPDDLDGMIASEGILTSRGGKTSHAAVVARGMGKTCVCGAEELEVDTKRRRMTTQSGAVIEEGDLVSVDGSTGKVYLGEVPVVPSPVVEYFEGRMHAGADDADELVAAVHRIMAYADRVRRLRVRANADNAEDALRARRFGAQGIGLCRTEHMFLGERREMVERLILADTDGEREEALSALLPLQKKDFVELFEAMDGLPVTVRLLDPPLHEFLPDITELSVRVALAESRKDANENDLRLLQAVHKLHEQNPMLGLRGVRLGLVIPGLFAMQVRAIAEAAAERRNAKGDPRAEIMIPLVGTVQELEIVREEADRVIAEVEAATGTDLKLTIGTMIELPRAALTAGQIAEAAQFFSFGTNDLTQTVWGFSRDDVEASFFTAYLEKGIFGVSPFETIDKDGVGSLVRSAVQAGRATRPDLKLGVCGEHGGDPESVHFFHEVGLDYVSCSPFRIPVARLEAGRAAAESKGSDSR from the coding sequence GTGTCGGAAGACAAGGACCTCCAGCACAGTCAGAAGTTCGTCTACGACTTCACCGAAGGGAACAGGGACCTCAAGGACCTGCTCGGTGGAAAGGGCGCGAACCTCGCCGAGATGACCAACCTCGGTCTGCCGGTCCCTCCCGGCTTCACCATCACCACCGAGGCGTGCAAGGTCTACCTCGACAGCGGCGAGGAGCCGGCCGCGCTGCGCGACGAGGTCAGCGCGCACCTCGACGCCCTTGAGCAGAAGATGGGCAAGAAGCTCGGCCAGGCCGACGACCCGCTGCTCGTCTCCGTACGCTCGGGCGCCAAGTTCTCCATGCCCGGCATGATGGACACCGTCCTCAACATCGGGCTCTCGGACGCCTCGGTGACCGGTCTCGCCAAGCAGTCCGGCGACGAGCGCTTCGCCTGGGACTCCTACCGCCGCCTCATCCAGATGTTCGGCAAGACCGTCCTCGGTGTGGACGGCGAGCTCTTCGAGGACGCCCTCGACGAGGCCAAGGCCGCCAAGAAGGTCACCGTCGACACCGACCTCGACGCCGCCGACCTGAAGAAGCTGGTCAAGCACTTCAAGAAGGTCGTCAAGGCCGAGGCCGGGCGCGACTTCCCGCAGGACCCGCGCGAGCAGATGGACCTCGCCGTCAAGGCGGTCTTCGACTCGTGGAACGGCGACCGCGCCAAGCTCTACCGCCGCCAGGAGCGCATCCCGGGCGACCTGGGCACCGCCGTCAACATCTGCTCGATGGTGTTCGGCAACCTCGGCCCCGACTCGGGCACCGGCGTCGCCTTCACCCGCGACCCCGCCTCCGGCCACCAGGGCGTCTACGGCGACTACCTGCAGAACGCCCAGGGCGAGGACGTCGTCGCGGGCATCCGCAACACCGTGCCGCTGGCCGAGCTGGAGGGCATCGACAAGAAGTCGTACGACCAGCTCATGCAGATCATGGAGACCCTTGAGACCCACTACAAGGACCTCTGCGACATCGAGTTCACCATCGAGCGCGGCCAGCTCTGGATGCTCCAGACCCGCGTCGGCAAGCGCACCGCCGGTGCCGCCTTCCGGATCGCGACCCAGCTCGTCGACCAGGGCCTGATCGACGAGGCCGAGGCGCTCCAGCGCGTCAACGGCGCCCAGCTCGCCCAGCTGATGTTCCCGCGCTTCGACGAGTCCGCCAAGACCGAGCTGATCGGCCGGGGCATCGCGGCCTCGCCCGGCGCGGCCGTCGGCAAGGCGGTCTTCGACTCGTACACCGCCGTCAAGTGGTCGCGCTCGGGCGAGAAGGTCATCCTGATCCGCCGGGAGACCAACCCCGACGACCTCGACGGCATGATCGCCTCCGAGGGCATCCTGACCTCGCGCGGCGGCAAGACCTCGCACGCGGCGGTCGTGGCGCGCGGCATGGGCAAGACCTGTGTCTGCGGCGCCGAGGAGCTGGAGGTCGACACCAAGCGCCGCCGGATGACGACGCAGTCCGGCGCCGTCATCGAAGAGGGCGACCTGGTCTCCGTCGACGGCTCCACCGGCAAGGTGTACCTCGGTGAGGTCCCGGTCGTGCCGTCGCCGGTCGTCGAGTACTTCGAGGGCCGGATGCACGCGGGCGCCGACGACGCCGACGAGCTGGTCGCGGCCGTGCACCGGATCATGGCGTACGCGGACCGGGTACGCCGGCTCCGCGTACGGGCCAACGCCGACAACGCCGAAGACGCCCTGCGGGCGCGGCGGTTCGGCGCCCAGGGCATCGGCCTGTGCCGCACCGAGCACATGTTCCTCGGTGAGCGCCGCGAGATGGTCGAGCGCCTCATCCTGGCCGACACCGACGGGGAGCGCGAGGAGGCACTCAGTGCCTTGCTGCCGCTCCAGAAGAAGGACTTCGTCGAGCTCTTCGAGGCGATGGACGGCCTGCCCGTCACCGTCCGTCTGCTGGACCCGCCGCTGCACGAGTTCCTGCCCGACATCACCGAGCTGTCGGTCCGCGTCGCGCTCGCCGAGTCCCGCAAGGACGCCAACGAGAACGACCTGCGCCTGCTCCAGGCCGTGCACAAGCTGCACGAGCAGAACCCGATGCTGGGTCTGCGCGGCGTACGCCTCGGCCTGGTCATCCCGGGTCTGTTCGCCATGCAGGTGCGGGCGATCGCGGAGGCCGCGGCCGAGCGCCGCAACGCCAAGGGCGACCCGCGTGCGGAGATCATGATTCCGCTGGTCGGCACGGTCCAGGAGCTGGAGATCGTCCGCGAGGAGGCCGACCGGGTCATCGCCGAGGTCGAGGCCGCCACCGGCACCGACCTCAAGCTGACCATCGGCACCATGATCGAGCTGCCGCGCGCCGCCCTGACGGCGGGCCAGATCGCCGAGGCCGCCCAGTTCTTCAGCTTCGGCACCAACGACCTGACCCAGACGGTCTGGGGCTTCTCGCGGGACGACGTGGAGGCGAGCTTCTTCACCGCGTACCTGGAGAAGGGCATCTTCGGGGTCTCGCCGTTCGAGACCATCGACAAGGACGGCGTCGGCTCGCTGGTCCGCTCGGCCGTCCAGGCCGGCCGGGCCACCCGCCCCGACCTGAAGCTCGGTGTCTGCGGCGAGCACGGCGGCGACCCGGAGTCGGTGCACTTCTTCCACGAGGTGGGCCTGGACTACGTCTCCTGCTCCCCGTTCCGCATCCCCGTGGCGCGCCTTGAGGCGGGCCGCGCGGCAGCCGAGTCGAAGGGCAGCGACTCGCGCTAG
- a CDS encoding MFS transporter, which produces MSDLSPRRRILVLAICCMSLLIVGLDNTILNVALPTMQRELHTSVSGMQWTIDAYTLVLASLLMLSGSTADRIGRRRVFMAGLTVFTLGSLLCSLAPNLSSLVAFRTIQAVGGSMLNPVAMSIITNTFTDPRERARAIGVWSGVVGISMAAGPIVGGLLVDSVGWRSIFWINLPVGLAALLLTWRYVPESRAPKPRRPDPVGQLLVVALLGSLTYAIIEAPSAGWTSARILFFCALAAAALTGLLLYEPRRREPLIDLRFFRSVPFSGATVIAVSAFAALGGFLFVNTLYLQNVRGLDALHAGLYMVPMAAVTMVVAPLSGRLVASRGPRPSLLIAGVTMAASGLLFAAFDGESSTPLLFTGYVLFGLGFGMVNSPITNTAVSGMPRAQAGVAAAVASTSRQTGQTLGVAVIGAVLAGGLSGAGGGAYADAFPDAARPAWWIITGCGLAVLLMGAATSGRRARESARRTAERLETETEVVGAGVA; this is translated from the coding sequence ATGTCCGACCTCAGCCCCCGGCGCCGCATACTCGTGCTGGCGATCTGCTGCATGAGTCTGCTGATCGTCGGCCTCGACAACACGATCCTGAACGTGGCGCTGCCCACCATGCAGCGCGAACTGCACACCTCGGTCTCCGGGATGCAGTGGACGATCGACGCGTACACGCTCGTCCTCGCCTCCCTGCTGATGCTCTCCGGCTCGACGGCCGACCGGATCGGCCGCCGCCGGGTCTTCATGGCGGGCCTGACCGTCTTCACCCTCGGCTCGCTGCTCTGCTCGCTCGCCCCGAACCTCTCCTCGCTTGTCGCCTTCCGCACGATCCAGGCGGTCGGCGGCTCGATGCTCAACCCGGTGGCGATGTCGATCATCACCAACACCTTCACGGACCCGCGCGAACGCGCCCGCGCCATCGGTGTGTGGAGCGGCGTCGTCGGGATCTCCATGGCGGCGGGCCCGATCGTCGGCGGCCTCCTGGTCGACTCGGTCGGCTGGCGCTCGATCTTCTGGATCAACCTGCCGGTGGGCCTGGCCGCGCTCCTGCTGACCTGGCGTTACGTGCCCGAGTCCCGCGCGCCGAAGCCGCGCCGCCCCGACCCCGTGGGCCAGCTCCTGGTCGTGGCGCTGCTCGGCTCCCTGACGTACGCGATCATCGAGGCGCCGAGCGCGGGCTGGACGTCGGCGCGGATCCTGTTCTTCTGCGCGCTGGCGGCCGCGGCCCTCACCGGCCTTCTGCTCTACGAGCCCAGGCGCCGCGAACCCCTGATCGACCTGCGGTTCTTCCGCAGCGTGCCGTTCAGCGGGGCGACGGTGATCGCGGTCTCGGCGTTCGCCGCGCTGGGCGGCTTCCTGTTCGTCAACACGCTCTACCTACAGAACGTACGTGGCCTGGACGCCCTGCACGCCGGGCTCTACATGGTGCCGATGGCGGCCGTCACCATGGTGGTGGCGCCGCTGTCCGGCCGCCTGGTCGCGAGCCGGGGACCGCGCCCCTCGCTGCTGATCGCAGGCGTCACGATGGCCGCGAGCGGGCTGCTGTTCGCGGCCTTCGACGGCGAGTCGTCGACGCCGCTGCTCTTCACCGGGTACGTCCTGTTCGGCCTCGGCTTCGGCATGGTCAACTCCCCCATCACCAACACGGCCGTCTCCGGAATGCCCCGCGCCCAGGCGGGCGTGGCGGCGGCGGTGGCCTCCACCAGCCGCCAGACGGGCCAGACGCTCGGCGTCGCGGTGATCGGCGCGGTGCTTGCGGGCGGCCTGTCGGGCGCGGGCGGCGGCGCCTACGCCGACGCCTTCCCGGACGCGGCCCGCCCGGCCTGGTGGATCATCACCGGCTGCGGCCTGGCCGTCCTCCTCATGGGAGCGGCCACGAGCGGCCGCCGGGCACGGGAGTCGGCGCGGCGGACGGCGGAGCGGCTGGAGACGGAGACGGAAGTGGTGGGGGCGGGGGTGGCGTGA
- the dusB gene encoding tRNA dihydrouridine synthase DusB produces MRDNGGMTTLNIGPHAVQPPVVLAPMAGITNAPFRTLCREFSGGKGLFVSEMITTRALVERNEKTMQLIHFDETETPRSIQLYGVDPVTVGKAVRMIVDEDLADHIDLNFGCPVPKVTRKGGGSALPYKRPLLRAILNEAVSNAGDLPVTMKMRKGIDDDHITYLDAGRIAVEEGVTAIALHGRTAAQHYGGTADWDAIARLKEHVPEIPVLGNGDIWSAEDALRMMKETGCDGVVVGRGCLGRPWLFGDLVAAFEGTDSYARPTLRTVADVMVRHATLLGEWIGDESRGVIDFRKHVAWYLKGFAVGSEMRKRLAITSSLDELSAQLSELDLDQAWPDGADGPRGRTSGNNRVVLPDGWLKDPYDCSGVSADAELDTSGG; encoded by the coding sequence ATGCGGGACAATGGCGGAATGACCACGCTCAACATCGGCCCGCACGCCGTGCAGCCTCCCGTGGTGCTGGCGCCCATGGCCGGCATCACCAATGCCCCGTTCCGTACCCTGTGCCGCGAGTTCAGCGGCGGCAAGGGGCTGTTCGTGAGCGAGATGATCACGACGCGGGCGCTGGTCGAGCGCAACGAGAAGACCATGCAGCTGATCCACTTCGACGAGACGGAGACGCCCCGCTCGATCCAGCTGTACGGCGTCGACCCGGTCACCGTCGGCAAGGCGGTCCGGATGATCGTCGACGAGGACCTGGCCGACCACATCGACCTGAACTTCGGCTGCCCGGTGCCCAAGGTGACCCGGAAGGGCGGCGGATCGGCGCTTCCCTACAAGCGGCCGCTGCTGCGCGCCATCCTCAACGAGGCGGTCTCCAACGCGGGGGACCTGCCGGTCACGATGAAGATGCGCAAGGGCATCGACGACGACCACATCACCTATCTCGACGCCGGACGGATCGCCGTCGAGGAGGGCGTCACCGCGATAGCGCTGCACGGCCGCACCGCCGCCCAGCACTACGGCGGCACCGCCGACTGGGACGCCATCGCGCGCCTCAAGGAGCACGTCCCGGAGATCCCGGTGCTCGGCAACGGCGACATCTGGTCCGCCGAGGACGCGCTGCGGATGATGAAGGAGACCGGCTGCGACGGCGTCGTGGTGGGCCGCGGCTGCCTCGGCCGCCCCTGGCTCTTCGGCGACCTGGTGGCCGCGTTCGAGGGTACGGACTCCTACGCACGCCCCACCCTGCGCACGGTCGCGGACGTGATGGTGCGGCACGCGACGCTGCTCGGCGAGTGGATCGGCGACGAGTCGCGCGGCGTGATCGACTTCCGCAAGCACGTGGCCTGGTACCTCAAGGGCTTCGCGGTCGGCTCGGAGATGCGCAAGCGCCTCGCGATCACCTCGTCCCTGGACGAGCTGAGCGCTCAGTTGAGCGAGCTCGACCTGGACCAGGCGTGGCCGGACGGCGCCGACGGCCCGCGCGGGCGCACCTCGGGCAACAACCGGGTGGTCCTGCCGGACGGCTGGCTCAAGGACCCGTACGACTGCTCGGGCGTCAGCGCGGACGCGGAGCTGGACACCTCCGGCGGGTAA